A DNA window from Hordeum vulgare subsp. vulgare chromosome 1H, MorexV3_pseudomolecules_assembly, whole genome shotgun sequence contains the following coding sequences:
- the LOC123446187 gene encoding transcription factor TGAL5-like isoform X3 — MPKAWILRELQPAAAAYFGELEEALIHGACAAGVDPVMIESDAHTKSAAAAVAGYLAARPPTLEIFPSWPMSHLQRPYSGNSQSVGSTDSSSAQNTMSQAELVSPVSIRTDSGPRQQQQQQQQQDQQEVLMVTIDDYNYSQGLGAAPATAQSFQQHAGAQDKRKHGSTKKDGKLVDPKTERRLAQNREAARKSRLRKKAYVQQLETGRIRLQQIEQELQRGRSQGLLTGGCSAPGEMSSAAVMFDMEYARWLDEDSKYMAEIQGALQAQVLDANLSTIVEDCMRHYDELFHLRAVLARSDVFHLMTGMWATQSERCFLWMAGFRPSEILKMLIPQLDPSTEQQLLGMCNLQQSSEQAEEALSQGLQQLHQSLADAVGAGPLNDGADVANYATLMALALDRLDNLESFYRQADNLRQQTLHHMRRILTTRQTARCFVSLGEYHRRLRALSSIWASRPRENLGMAENVSSTAAEFQPIIHHQSQQNQFSGL; from the exons ATGCCTAAGGCCTGGATCCT CAGGGAGTTGCAACCCGCAGCCGCTGCTTACTTTGGGGAGCTGGAGGAGGCCCTTATCCATGGCGCCTGCGCTGCCGGTGTCGACCCTGTCATGATCGAAAGTGACGCCCACACCAAGT cagcagcagcggcagtAGCAGGATATCTTGCGGCTAGGCCCCCCACGCTGGAGATCTTCCCTTCTTGGCCAATGAGTCATCTACAGAGGCCATACAGT GGCAACTCGCAGTCAGTAGGGAGCACTGACTCCAGCTCCGCCCAGAACACAATGTCACAGGCCGAGTTGGTGTCCCCAGTGAGCATCAGGACCGACTCTGGcccgcggcagcagcagcagcagcagcagcagcaggaccagCAGGAGGTGTTGATGGTGACCATTGATGATTACAACTACAGTCAAGGACTTGGGGCTGCCCCAGCTACTGCACAAAGCTTTCAGCAACATGCAGGCGCCCAAGATAAG AGAAAGCATGGATCCACAAAAAAAGATGGCAAATTGGTGGATCCCAAG ACTGAAAGGCGGTTGGCGCAGAACAGAGAGGCTGCCAGGAAGAGCAGGCTCAGAAAAAAG GCTTATGTTCAGCAGTTAGAAACGGGCAGGATCAGGCTTCAGCAGATCGAGCAAGAGCTTCAGAGAGGACGCTCACAG GGCCTGCTCACGGGAGGATGCAGTGCGCCCGGCGAGATGAGTTCCG CCGCCGTGATGTTCGACATGGAGTATGCCCGATGGTTAGACGAAGACAGCAAGTACATGGCGGAGATTCAGGGCGCTTTGCAGGCTCAGGTGCTCGACGCGAACCTCAGCACCATCGTCGAAGACTGCATGCGGCACTACGACGAGCTGTTCCACCTGAGGGCCGTGCTCGCCAGGTCCGACGTCTTCCACCTCATGACCGGCATGTGGGCGACGCAGTCCGAGCGGTGCTTCCTCTGGATGGCCGGGTTCCGGCCTTCCGAAATCCTCAAG ATGCTGATACCTCAGCTTGATCCGTCGACGGAGCAGCAGCTGCTGGGGATGTGCAACCTGCAGCAGTCGTCGGAGCAGGCCGAGGAGGCGCTCTCGCAGGGGCTTCAGCAGCTGCACCAGTCACTGGCCGATGCGGTGGGCGCTGGCCCTCTCAATGACGGTGCAGATGTTGCCAACTATGCCACTCTCATGGCGCTAGCTCTTGACAGGCTCGACAACCTTGAGAGCTTTTATCGTCAG GCCGATAATCTGAGGCAGCAGACCTTGCACCACATGCGGCGGATCCTCACCACCAGGCAGACGGCCCGCTGCTTCGTCTCCCTCGGGGAGTACCATCGCCGCCTCCGCGCCCTCAGCTCCATCTGGGCTTCGCGCCCTCGCGA GAACTTGGGCATGGCGGAGAATGTCAGCTCTACAGCGGCGGAGTTCCAGCCCATTATCCATCACCAGTCGCAGCAAAACCAGTTCTCGGGCCTCTGA
- the LOC123446187 gene encoding transcription factor TGAL5-like isoform X2 → MPRLGRGESSWGTAGDRDRAAVPFGQALGHGIQGHAPPANFLRELQPAAAAYFGELEEALIHGACAAGVDPVMIESDAHTKSAAAVAGYLAARPPTLEIFPSWPMSHLQRPYSGNSQSVGSTDSSSAQNTMSQAELVSPVSIRTDSGPRQQQQQQQQQDQQEVLMVTIDDYNYSQGLGAAPATAQSFQQHAGAQDKRKHGSTKKDGKLVDPKTERRLAQNREAARKSRLRKKAYVQQLETGRIRLQQIEQELQRGRSQGLLTGGCSAPGEMSSAAVMFDMEYARWLDEDSKYMAEIQGALQAQVLDANLSTIVEDCMRHYDELFHLRAVLARSDVFHLMTGMWATQSERCFLWMAGFRPSEILKMLIPQLDPSTEQQLLGMCNLQQSSEQAEEALSQGLQQLHQSLADAVGAGPLNDGADVANYATLMALALDRLDNLESFYRQADNLRQQTLHHMRRILTTRQTARCFVSLGEYHRRLRALSSIWASRPRENLGMAENVSSTAAEFQPIIHHQSQQNQFSGL, encoded by the exons ATGCCGCGGCTGGGCAGAGGGGAGAGTTCGTGGGGGACGGCGGGTGATCGTGATAGAGCTGCAGTACCATTCGGCCAGGCGCTTGGACATGGAATCCAAGGCCACGCTCCTCCTGCCAACTTCCT CAGGGAGTTGCAACCCGCAGCCGCTGCTTACTTTGGGGAGCTGGAGGAGGCCCTTATCCATGGCGCCTGCGCTGCCGGTGTCGACCCTGTCATGATCGAAAGTGACGCCCACACCAAGT cagcagcggcagtAGCAGGATATCTTGCGGCTAGGCCCCCCACGCTGGAGATCTTCCCTTCTTGGCCAATGAGTCATCTACAGAGGCCATACAGT GGCAACTCGCAGTCAGTAGGGAGCACTGACTCCAGCTCCGCCCAGAACACAATGTCACAGGCCGAGTTGGTGTCCCCAGTGAGCATCAGGACCGACTCTGGcccgcggcagcagcagcagcagcagcagcagcaggaccagCAGGAGGTGTTGATGGTGACCATTGATGATTACAACTACAGTCAAGGACTTGGGGCTGCCCCAGCTACTGCACAAAGCTTTCAGCAACATGCAGGCGCCCAAGATAAG AGAAAGCATGGATCCACAAAAAAAGATGGCAAATTGGTGGATCCCAAG ACTGAAAGGCGGTTGGCGCAGAACAGAGAGGCTGCCAGGAAGAGCAGGCTCAGAAAAAAG GCTTATGTTCAGCAGTTAGAAACGGGCAGGATCAGGCTTCAGCAGATCGAGCAAGAGCTTCAGAGAGGACGCTCACAG GGCCTGCTCACGGGAGGATGCAGTGCGCCCGGCGAGATGAGTTCCG CCGCCGTGATGTTCGACATGGAGTATGCCCGATGGTTAGACGAAGACAGCAAGTACATGGCGGAGATTCAGGGCGCTTTGCAGGCTCAGGTGCTCGACGCGAACCTCAGCACCATCGTCGAAGACTGCATGCGGCACTACGACGAGCTGTTCCACCTGAGGGCCGTGCTCGCCAGGTCCGACGTCTTCCACCTCATGACCGGCATGTGGGCGACGCAGTCCGAGCGGTGCTTCCTCTGGATGGCCGGGTTCCGGCCTTCCGAAATCCTCAAG ATGCTGATACCTCAGCTTGATCCGTCGACGGAGCAGCAGCTGCTGGGGATGTGCAACCTGCAGCAGTCGTCGGAGCAGGCCGAGGAGGCGCTCTCGCAGGGGCTTCAGCAGCTGCACCAGTCACTGGCCGATGCGGTGGGCGCTGGCCCTCTCAATGACGGTGCAGATGTTGCCAACTATGCCACTCTCATGGCGCTAGCTCTTGACAGGCTCGACAACCTTGAGAGCTTTTATCGTCAG GCCGATAATCTGAGGCAGCAGACCTTGCACCACATGCGGCGGATCCTCACCACCAGGCAGACGGCCCGCTGCTTCGTCTCCCTCGGGGAGTACCATCGCCGCCTCCGCGCCCTCAGCTCCATCTGGGCTTCGCGCCCTCGCGA GAACTTGGGCATGGCGGAGAATGTCAGCTCTACAGCGGCGGAGTTCCAGCCCATTATCCATCACCAGTCGCAGCAAAACCAGTTCTCGGGCCTCTGA
- the LOC123446187 gene encoding transcription factor TGAL5-like isoform X4 — protein sequence MPKAWILELQPAAAAYFGELEEALIHGACAAGVDPVMIESDAHTKSAAAAVAGYLAARPPTLEIFPSWPMSHLQRPYSGNSQSVGSTDSSSAQNTMSQAELVSPVSIRTDSGPRQQQQQQQQQDQQEVLMVTIDDYNYSQGLGAAPATAQSFQQHAGAQDKRKHGSTKKDGKLVDPKTERRLAQNREAARKSRLRKKAYVQQLETGRIRLQQIEQELQRGRSQGLLTGGCSAPGEMSSAAVMFDMEYARWLDEDSKYMAEIQGALQAQVLDANLSTIVEDCMRHYDELFHLRAVLARSDVFHLMTGMWATQSERCFLWMAGFRPSEILKMLIPQLDPSTEQQLLGMCNLQQSSEQAEEALSQGLQQLHQSLADAVGAGPLNDGADVANYATLMALALDRLDNLESFYRQADNLRQQTLHHMRRILTTRQTARCFVSLGEYHRRLRALSSIWASRPRENLGMAENVSSTAAEFQPIIHHQSQQNQFSGL from the exons ATGCCTAAGGCCTGGATCCT GGAGTTGCAACCCGCAGCCGCTGCTTACTTTGGGGAGCTGGAGGAGGCCCTTATCCATGGCGCCTGCGCTGCCGGTGTCGACCCTGTCATGATCGAAAGTGACGCCCACACCAAGT cagcagcagcggcagtAGCAGGATATCTTGCGGCTAGGCCCCCCACGCTGGAGATCTTCCCTTCTTGGCCAATGAGTCATCTACAGAGGCCATACAGT GGCAACTCGCAGTCAGTAGGGAGCACTGACTCCAGCTCCGCCCAGAACACAATGTCACAGGCCGAGTTGGTGTCCCCAGTGAGCATCAGGACCGACTCTGGcccgcggcagcagcagcagcagcagcagcagcaggaccagCAGGAGGTGTTGATGGTGACCATTGATGATTACAACTACAGTCAAGGACTTGGGGCTGCCCCAGCTACTGCACAAAGCTTTCAGCAACATGCAGGCGCCCAAGATAAG AGAAAGCATGGATCCACAAAAAAAGATGGCAAATTGGTGGATCCCAAG ACTGAAAGGCGGTTGGCGCAGAACAGAGAGGCTGCCAGGAAGAGCAGGCTCAGAAAAAAG GCTTATGTTCAGCAGTTAGAAACGGGCAGGATCAGGCTTCAGCAGATCGAGCAAGAGCTTCAGAGAGGACGCTCACAG GGCCTGCTCACGGGAGGATGCAGTGCGCCCGGCGAGATGAGTTCCG CCGCCGTGATGTTCGACATGGAGTATGCCCGATGGTTAGACGAAGACAGCAAGTACATGGCGGAGATTCAGGGCGCTTTGCAGGCTCAGGTGCTCGACGCGAACCTCAGCACCATCGTCGAAGACTGCATGCGGCACTACGACGAGCTGTTCCACCTGAGGGCCGTGCTCGCCAGGTCCGACGTCTTCCACCTCATGACCGGCATGTGGGCGACGCAGTCCGAGCGGTGCTTCCTCTGGATGGCCGGGTTCCGGCCTTCCGAAATCCTCAAG ATGCTGATACCTCAGCTTGATCCGTCGACGGAGCAGCAGCTGCTGGGGATGTGCAACCTGCAGCAGTCGTCGGAGCAGGCCGAGGAGGCGCTCTCGCAGGGGCTTCAGCAGCTGCACCAGTCACTGGCCGATGCGGTGGGCGCTGGCCCTCTCAATGACGGTGCAGATGTTGCCAACTATGCCACTCTCATGGCGCTAGCTCTTGACAGGCTCGACAACCTTGAGAGCTTTTATCGTCAG GCCGATAATCTGAGGCAGCAGACCTTGCACCACATGCGGCGGATCCTCACCACCAGGCAGACGGCCCGCTGCTTCGTCTCCCTCGGGGAGTACCATCGCCGCCTCCGCGCCCTCAGCTCCATCTGGGCTTCGCGCCCTCGCGA GAACTTGGGCATGGCGGAGAATGTCAGCTCTACAGCGGCGGAGTTCCAGCCCATTATCCATCACCAGTCGCAGCAAAACCAGTTCTCGGGCCTCTGA
- the LOC123446187 gene encoding transcription factor TGAL5-like isoform X5 has protein sequence MPKAWILRELQPAAAAYFGELEEALIHGACAAGVDPVMIESDAHTKSAAAVAGYLAARPPTLEIFPSWPMSHLQRPYSGNSQSVGSTDSSSAQNTMSQAELVSPVSIRTDSGPRQQQQQQQQQDQQEVLMVTIDDYNYSQGLGAAPATAQSFQQHAGAQDKRKHGSTKKDGKLVDPKTERRLAQNREAARKSRLRKKAYVQQLETGRIRLQQIEQELQRGRSQGLLTGGCSAPGEMSSAAVMFDMEYARWLDEDSKYMAEIQGALQAQVLDANLSTIVEDCMRHYDELFHLRAVLARSDVFHLMTGMWATQSERCFLWMAGFRPSEILKMLIPQLDPSTEQQLLGMCNLQQSSEQAEEALSQGLQQLHQSLADAVGAGPLNDGADVANYATLMALALDRLDNLESFYRQADNLRQQTLHHMRRILTTRQTARCFVSLGEYHRRLRALSSIWASRPRENLGMAENVSSTAAEFQPIIHHQSQQNQFSGL, from the exons ATGCCTAAGGCCTGGATCCT CAGGGAGTTGCAACCCGCAGCCGCTGCTTACTTTGGGGAGCTGGAGGAGGCCCTTATCCATGGCGCCTGCGCTGCCGGTGTCGACCCTGTCATGATCGAAAGTGACGCCCACACCAAGT cagcagcggcagtAGCAGGATATCTTGCGGCTAGGCCCCCCACGCTGGAGATCTTCCCTTCTTGGCCAATGAGTCATCTACAGAGGCCATACAGT GGCAACTCGCAGTCAGTAGGGAGCACTGACTCCAGCTCCGCCCAGAACACAATGTCACAGGCCGAGTTGGTGTCCCCAGTGAGCATCAGGACCGACTCTGGcccgcggcagcagcagcagcagcagcagcagcaggaccagCAGGAGGTGTTGATGGTGACCATTGATGATTACAACTACAGTCAAGGACTTGGGGCTGCCCCAGCTACTGCACAAAGCTTTCAGCAACATGCAGGCGCCCAAGATAAG AGAAAGCATGGATCCACAAAAAAAGATGGCAAATTGGTGGATCCCAAG ACTGAAAGGCGGTTGGCGCAGAACAGAGAGGCTGCCAGGAAGAGCAGGCTCAGAAAAAAG GCTTATGTTCAGCAGTTAGAAACGGGCAGGATCAGGCTTCAGCAGATCGAGCAAGAGCTTCAGAGAGGACGCTCACAG GGCCTGCTCACGGGAGGATGCAGTGCGCCCGGCGAGATGAGTTCCG CCGCCGTGATGTTCGACATGGAGTATGCCCGATGGTTAGACGAAGACAGCAAGTACATGGCGGAGATTCAGGGCGCTTTGCAGGCTCAGGTGCTCGACGCGAACCTCAGCACCATCGTCGAAGACTGCATGCGGCACTACGACGAGCTGTTCCACCTGAGGGCCGTGCTCGCCAGGTCCGACGTCTTCCACCTCATGACCGGCATGTGGGCGACGCAGTCCGAGCGGTGCTTCCTCTGGATGGCCGGGTTCCGGCCTTCCGAAATCCTCAAG ATGCTGATACCTCAGCTTGATCCGTCGACGGAGCAGCAGCTGCTGGGGATGTGCAACCTGCAGCAGTCGTCGGAGCAGGCCGAGGAGGCGCTCTCGCAGGGGCTTCAGCAGCTGCACCAGTCACTGGCCGATGCGGTGGGCGCTGGCCCTCTCAATGACGGTGCAGATGTTGCCAACTATGCCACTCTCATGGCGCTAGCTCTTGACAGGCTCGACAACCTTGAGAGCTTTTATCGTCAG GCCGATAATCTGAGGCAGCAGACCTTGCACCACATGCGGCGGATCCTCACCACCAGGCAGACGGCCCGCTGCTTCGTCTCCCTCGGGGAGTACCATCGCCGCCTCCGCGCCCTCAGCTCCATCTGGGCTTCGCGCCCTCGCGA GAACTTGGGCATGGCGGAGAATGTCAGCTCTACAGCGGCGGAGTTCCAGCCCATTATCCATCACCAGTCGCAGCAAAACCAGTTCTCGGGCCTCTGA
- the LOC123446187 gene encoding transcription factor TGAL5-like isoform X1 has product MPRLGRGESSWGTAGDRDRAAVPFGQALGHGIQGHAPPANFLRELQPAAAAYFGELEEALIHGACAAGVDPVMIESDAHTKSAAAAVAGYLAARPPTLEIFPSWPMSHLQRPYSGNSQSVGSTDSSSAQNTMSQAELVSPVSIRTDSGPRQQQQQQQQQDQQEVLMVTIDDYNYSQGLGAAPATAQSFQQHAGAQDKRKHGSTKKDGKLVDPKTERRLAQNREAARKSRLRKKAYVQQLETGRIRLQQIEQELQRGRSQGLLTGGCSAPGEMSSAAVMFDMEYARWLDEDSKYMAEIQGALQAQVLDANLSTIVEDCMRHYDELFHLRAVLARSDVFHLMTGMWATQSERCFLWMAGFRPSEILKMLIPQLDPSTEQQLLGMCNLQQSSEQAEEALSQGLQQLHQSLADAVGAGPLNDGADVANYATLMALALDRLDNLESFYRQADNLRQQTLHHMRRILTTRQTARCFVSLGEYHRRLRALSSIWASRPRENLGMAENVSSTAAEFQPIIHHQSQQNQFSGL; this is encoded by the exons ATGCCGCGGCTGGGCAGAGGGGAGAGTTCGTGGGGGACGGCGGGTGATCGTGATAGAGCTGCAGTACCATTCGGCCAGGCGCTTGGACATGGAATCCAAGGCCACGCTCCTCCTGCCAACTTCCT CAGGGAGTTGCAACCCGCAGCCGCTGCTTACTTTGGGGAGCTGGAGGAGGCCCTTATCCATGGCGCCTGCGCTGCCGGTGTCGACCCTGTCATGATCGAAAGTGACGCCCACACCAAGT cagcagcagcggcagtAGCAGGATATCTTGCGGCTAGGCCCCCCACGCTGGAGATCTTCCCTTCTTGGCCAATGAGTCATCTACAGAGGCCATACAGT GGCAACTCGCAGTCAGTAGGGAGCACTGACTCCAGCTCCGCCCAGAACACAATGTCACAGGCCGAGTTGGTGTCCCCAGTGAGCATCAGGACCGACTCTGGcccgcggcagcagcagcagcagcagcagcagcaggaccagCAGGAGGTGTTGATGGTGACCATTGATGATTACAACTACAGTCAAGGACTTGGGGCTGCCCCAGCTACTGCACAAAGCTTTCAGCAACATGCAGGCGCCCAAGATAAG AGAAAGCATGGATCCACAAAAAAAGATGGCAAATTGGTGGATCCCAAG ACTGAAAGGCGGTTGGCGCAGAACAGAGAGGCTGCCAGGAAGAGCAGGCTCAGAAAAAAG GCTTATGTTCAGCAGTTAGAAACGGGCAGGATCAGGCTTCAGCAGATCGAGCAAGAGCTTCAGAGAGGACGCTCACAG GGCCTGCTCACGGGAGGATGCAGTGCGCCCGGCGAGATGAGTTCCG CCGCCGTGATGTTCGACATGGAGTATGCCCGATGGTTAGACGAAGACAGCAAGTACATGGCGGAGATTCAGGGCGCTTTGCAGGCTCAGGTGCTCGACGCGAACCTCAGCACCATCGTCGAAGACTGCATGCGGCACTACGACGAGCTGTTCCACCTGAGGGCCGTGCTCGCCAGGTCCGACGTCTTCCACCTCATGACCGGCATGTGGGCGACGCAGTCCGAGCGGTGCTTCCTCTGGATGGCCGGGTTCCGGCCTTCCGAAATCCTCAAG ATGCTGATACCTCAGCTTGATCCGTCGACGGAGCAGCAGCTGCTGGGGATGTGCAACCTGCAGCAGTCGTCGGAGCAGGCCGAGGAGGCGCTCTCGCAGGGGCTTCAGCAGCTGCACCAGTCACTGGCCGATGCGGTGGGCGCTGGCCCTCTCAATGACGGTGCAGATGTTGCCAACTATGCCACTCTCATGGCGCTAGCTCTTGACAGGCTCGACAACCTTGAGAGCTTTTATCGTCAG GCCGATAATCTGAGGCAGCAGACCTTGCACCACATGCGGCGGATCCTCACCACCAGGCAGACGGCCCGCTGCTTCGTCTCCCTCGGGGAGTACCATCGCCGCCTCCGCGCCCTCAGCTCCATCTGGGCTTCGCGCCCTCGCGA GAACTTGGGCATGGCGGAGAATGTCAGCTCTACAGCGGCGGAGTTCCAGCCCATTATCCATCACCAGTCGCAGCAAAACCAGTTCTCGGGCCTCTGA